One Mus musculus strain C57BL/6J chromosome 2, GRCm38.p6 C57BL/6J genomic window, TGCCATTCCACCTCAGGTCTTTGTGCGTGGGTGCCCTTCCAGGCACTGTGAGTGGACCTATGTGGTTCCCTCCTGCCTCTCATTTGTTGGGCGATAGCTCACTGTGTGTACGGACTACATAGTGTTGTTGTGTTTGACCCAGGGATGGACGCTGGCCTCCTCTTCTGTAGGGAACACAGCTGGGAAAACCTGAGGGCCTTTTCAATTCTCCTAATTTTCTTGTCTATTTTTACATCTTTAATCAGATCTGTGTTGTATCTTGAATGTGTTCCTCCACACTAAATCCTTATCACCTTTTTATTCCCCCACTTTTATCTTGTGTATgcatacattattttatatgACTATATAAACACAAATGGGGGAAAACATGATGTTTGTCTTTTGGCTTGGTCCTCTTACTCTCCAGTTTCAACCATTTTCCAGAAAGTGACAAAAAACTTGGTTCTTTGAGGCTGAAGAAAATCCCACTGTGTATGGTCGTACTTCCTATCTAATACTTTACTTAGGGACTGCTGTCTTAGTTTCATTTCTTAGCTTCCAAGAACGGTGTACAATCTACATGGATGTACAAGTGTCTCTGAGCTGTGTTGACTTGAAGGCCTTTGGGTCCTGGAGCCCTAGGGCTGCCTGGAAAGCATCAGTTACCCTTATGTGCCACAGGAGTCAGATCAGACCTTCATAATTACcagagaagtgggggtggggagggcccaGGGAGACTGCTCTGACCCTATGTGATAAGGTGGAGAGAGGCCCTGAGGAGGAAATGAGCGgaaagataggggattttcagctCTTGCAGCCTCCGGGATTGTGCCATCTGGTGGCTGGAGTCCCAGCCATGACTTCTTGTCGGGCCTATAAGAATGTCAAGAAACATTCTAGGCTTAACTGGAAAAGCTCTTGCCATGGAAGCATGAAGACCCGAGTTTAGATCCCGAACACCCATACCGAGAGGTCGGTAAACTGTCACAGGTCTGAATCAAAACCAATGCGCTCCAGTTCAGTGAGCAACCCCGTCTTTAAAGGTAAGGATAAGAATGACTGGGGAAACCACCGGACCTcgacctctgacctacacacgaCCGTCCAAGCAGGAGCGTGTGCACCGACAGGAGAGTGTGCACACggtcacaaacacatacacacaatgctaAGACACATTTCATTTCTCCCATCTCATAACTTCTCAAACTTACTCCCCTGCTCTCCAAAGTCCATTCTAGCACAGCGTGTTCTTGTTAAGAGCGCGTCTGGCGCAAAGGTGCTGCTTACGAGTAGCTTGGAAAAATACCCTTGGAGATTTTCGACTCAAGggaatgtatttttttattgtgcTTTAATATGAATGGCCCGATAAGACCATTCCAGTAGTTTCCTGTGTTAATAGACGCTGTGGGCcggcaagatggttcagctggtaaaggtgcttgccaccaagcctgatgacccgagttccaTCCTGGGGACCGACGTGGTAGAGAGGACTCACCACCACTGGTCCTTTTTGCACACATTAGCAAACACACATGAAAAAGTGAacgaataaaaagaataaaatgcttTACTCAGCAGAGTATGACGGCACACCCCTTTTGAGtccgcactcaggaggcacaggcagatctctgtgagtttgagaccagcctggcctacatggcAAGTtgcaagccagccagggctacacaataagagtctgtctcaaaaacaaaacaaaacaaaacaaaacaaaaacaaacaagaaacaaaacagaacgaTTGGAAACGTAGAATATTCCAAACAGTTACAAGACAAGGGCTGTACATAACTCTGAACTGGGATTATGTTGGATGGTCAAAGCATAATACATCCAATTGTGCAGGACAACCCTGGCTGTAGACTTTTGAAGTGAATTTCAatgaagaaaaattcccaaagcGAGAAGGAGATACCGTTGTGAAACAAATAAGAATTCAGTCTGTCCTCATTTCCTAAGATCAGCACTTCTCCAGCTCAGGCTGTGGGAAGGTGAAATTTGAGCTCCCTCATCCGAAGTGAGATTCTAAAAAGGACTCGGAACCTTCTAACATTTCTAAGGAACCGGAGTTAATGGCAAAATCCAATGTAATGTTCTATGTGCTTGACATTTCACTTCGTAGGGTTCTAGCGCAGCCTTCTTAGTCACACATAGTGGAggtaagaagagaagagggaggaggactcATGCGTGGGGCAGGGTCAGGCAGCCCCCAGGGCACCTATGCACAGGAGCCAACTCACCATTTCATTTACTTTTCTTcttactatatttatttatttatttatttatgtgcatgcacatgcaagaGTGTGTACACATGCTGTGGTGGTGTaagtgtggtggtcagaggacaatttggggtagttggttctctccttccaccatgtggggggtcacagggatcgaactcaggtggtcagcctgggtggcaagcacctttcctGGCTGAGCTGCCGAGCCACAGGATGGCTCTTCTCCTCCCAGGACTGCGAACTGACTTTACTCTTTCTGCCTACAGTTCTGGGAGGTGATCGGGGAAGAACATGGGATTGACTGCGCTGGGAGCTACTGTGGGACGTCTGCTCTCCAGCTGGAGAGGATCAGCGTTTACTACAACGAAGCCTACGGTAGGGCTGCCTGCTGGGTGAGCTCTGGCCTGTCATCTGGGCGGCGTGGGCAGAGAAGATGACCCTAGTGTGAAAGAATGGAGTCCCAGCATGGAACGGGCAGGCATGCAGGGTTTTGGAGTCTGGATGGCGAGTGGCCCACTCCAGTTGCAAGGGTCGGGATGAGGTGCATTCAGCCTTGTGTCAGCCAGCCACTCCCCACAGCAAGGGAGAGAAGCCATGCTCTTGCTGAGACAACGAGCTAGACACACAGGAAAGACAGAAGTAGagtttttaaaaggtatttttacAGATCCATGTCATGGTGGGCTGGGTCAGATACgatcatagaaaataaaatgtctgcttACTCTCTTCTCTCACTCGCTTCTTCCTGCTCTGTCCGTCCCTTCTTTCCCCATTCCAGTTCccactctctctccacatgctcatggccagcctctcctcctcctcctcctcctcctcctcctctctctctctctcccccttctctgtctccattACCTCCTcaacttccctccccatgccctaaataaactctattctatactgaaaaaaaaagaacaaaagagagagagtgaaaaagagagagggagagagagaggaaggaaggaaggaagaaaagaaagaaagaaagaaagaaagaaagaaagaaagaaagaaagaaagaaaggaaggaaggaaggaagaagatgtCCACTTACCAAAGGCCTCCCTTAAGATACTCATGGTTTTTGGACCAGCATCCCTAGGATCCATTTCAGTGAAACAGTAACCTTTAGAAAAACAGCCACCTGCTGACTTGTTGCAACTAATCTGCACAGGTAAGAAGTATGTGCCGCGAGCCGTCCTTGTGGACCTGGAACCCGGGACAATGGACAGCATCCGATCCAGCAGATTGGGAGTCCTCTTTCAGCCTGACAGTTTTGTTCATGGTAGgttcctcccccgcccccagccccaaCCCCGAAGCTTCTACCAGAAAAGCTGGATGTCTTCCACttacctctccccctcccacacTTCTCCTGGTCATAGGTAACTCTGGTGCTGGTAACAACTGGGCGAAGGGCCACTACACAGAGGGAGCGGAGCTGATCGAAAATGTCATGGATGTGGTAAGGAGGGAGAGCGAGAGCTGCGACTGCCTACAGGGTTTCCAGATCGTGCATTCTCTGGGTGGAGGCACGGGCTCAGGCATGGGCACCCTGCTCATGAACAAGATCAGGGAGGAGTACCCGGATCGGATCTTGAACTCCTTTAGCGTCATGCCATCACCCAAGGTATCAGACACGGTGGTAGAGCCCTACAATGCCGTGCTATCCATCCACCAGCTGATAGAGAACACAGATGCCTGCTTCTGCATCGACAACGAAGCGCTCTATGACATTTGTTTCCGCACCCTGAGGCTGACGACACCCACCTACGGGGATCTCAACCACCTGGTGTCCTTGACCATGAGCGGAATCACGACTTCACTGCGCTTTCCCGGTCAGCTCAATGCAGACCTGCGCAAGCTGGCCGTGAATATGGTGCCCTTTCCTCGTCTTCACTTCTTCATGCCTGGCTTCGCTCCACTCACAGCCCAGGGTAGCCAGCAGTACCGAGCCCTCTCAGTAGCGGAGCTCACCCAACAGATGTTCGATGCCCGCAACATCATGGCTGCCTGTGACCCTCGCCGCGGCCGCTACCTGACTGTGGCTTGTATATTCCGGGGTAAGATGTCCACCAAGGAAGTGGACCAACAGCTGCTGTCCATTCAGACAAGGAACAGCAACTGCTTTGTGGAATGGATTCCCAACAATGTCAAGGTAGCTGTGTGTGACATCCCGCCCCGTGGGCTGAACATGGCAGCTACCTTCCTGGGCAACAATACAGCCATCCAAGAGCTCTTCACCAGGGTCTCTGAGCACTTCTCAGCTATGTTCAGAAGGAGAGCTTTTGTGCACTGGTACACCAGTGAAGGGATGGACATAAGTGAATTTGGGGAAGCTGAGAGTGATATCCATGACCTGGTGTCTGAGTACCAACAATTCCAAGATGTCAGAGCAGGGCTAGAGGACAGTGAAGAGGatgtggaggaggcagaggtggaggcagaagacaaAGATCATTAGCTAGGAGAGAAGCTATAGGGCAGCCGATGcttgcttttccttcttcctttttaaatagTGAGTGAGTTTACTGTAGT contains:
- the Tubb1 gene encoding tubulin beta-1 chain: MREIVHIQIGQCGNQIGAKFWEVIGEEHGIDCAGSYCGTSALQLERISVYYNEAYGKKYVPRAVLVDLEPGTMDSIRSSRLGVLFQPDSFVHGNSGAGNNWAKGHYTEGAELIENVMDVVRRESESCDCLQGFQIVHSLGGGTGSGMGTLLMNKIREEYPDRILNSFSVMPSPKVSDTVVEPYNAVLSIHQLIENTDACFCIDNEALYDICFRTLRLTTPTYGDLNHLVSLTMSGITTSLRFPGQLNADLRKLAVNMVPFPRLHFFMPGFAPLTAQGSQQYRALSVAELTQQMFDARNIMAACDPRRGRYLTVACIFRGKMSTKEVDQQLLSIQTRNSNCFVEWIPNNVKVAVCDIPPRGLNMAATFLGNNTAIQELFTRVSEHFSAMFRRRAFVHWYTSEGMDISEFGEAESDIHDLVSEYQQFQDVRAGLEDSEEDVEEAEVEAEDKDH